A window of the Henckelia pumila isolate YLH828 chromosome 3, ASM3356847v2, whole genome shotgun sequence genome harbors these coding sequences:
- the LOC140888733 gene encoding dof zinc finger protein DOF5.7-like produces MSADDNKSLAAGKDECSSGRRNTVAARSQEPALKCPRCDSSNTKFCYYNNYNLTQPRHFCKTCRRYWTKGGALRSVPIGGGSRKSKKTKSSPRVHDPGDSNGLKFYQNISPAMDFQLGGLNLPRPDASLFNHLSSSFEHISSSTSDAIPSSSHFLNLNPSPSCNISPVFGFNGASSTTADHHPGFQEMGSSNLNMSSNNNNLVSSMESMSCMNQELHWKLQQQRLNMPAFAEDNIQKENSTALQLAASNMNIQLLPMSQKPQPILFQNLDSSKQESFGIGSSTTSRKEGHEISTEWFFDNSNYATVAPLTPAAAAAAGRSHGNINHEFSTSHSWSGIQSWSSDLTG; encoded by the coding sequence ATGTCAGCTGATGATAACAAATCACTGGCTGCCGGAAAGGATGAGTGCTCCAGCGGCCGGAGAAACACGGTGGCGGCGCGGTCTCAAGAACCAGCTCTCAAGTGCCCCAGATGCGATTCATCCAACACCAAATTTTGCTACTACAACAACTACAACCTCACGCAGCCTAGGCATTTCTGCAAGACATGTAGAAGGTACTGGACTAAAGGAGGGGCCCTTCGCAGCGTCCCAATCGGAGGTGGCAGCCGGAAAAGCAAGAAAACCAAGTCTTCTCCCAGGGTTCATGATCCGGGGGATTCAAATGGGCTGAAATTCTATCAGAACATTTCACCGGCCATGGATTTTCAGCTGGGAGGGTTGAATTTACCGAGGCCAGATGCCAGTCTTTTCAACCACCTGTCGTCATCTTTCGAACACATATCAAGCAGTACTTCTGACGCAATTCCTTCATCAAGCCATTTTCTTAATCTCAACCCTTCACCaagttgtaatatttctcctgTATTTGGATTCAACGGCGCTAGTAGTACTACTGCTGATCATCATCCAGGGTTTCAAGAAATGGGATCTTCTAATTTGAACATGAGCAGCAATAATAATAATCTTGTATCCTCCATGGAATCAATGAGTTGCATGAACCAAGAGCTTCACTGGAAGTTGCAGCAGCAGAGATTGAACATGCCGGCGTTTGCTGAAGACAATATTCAGAAAGAGAACAGCACAGCACTCCAATTGGCGGCTTCCAATATGAATATCCAATTACTGCCTATGAGTCAGAAACCACAGCCCATTTTGTTCCAAAATCTGGATAGTTCAAAGCAAGAATCTTTTGGAATCGGAAGTAGTACTACTTCAAGaaaagaaggccacgaaataTCAACTGAATGGTTCTTTGATAATTCTAATTATGCAACGGTGGCTCCATTAACtccagcagcagcagcagcagcaggtAGAAGCCATGGAAATATTAATCACGAGTTCAGTACAAGCCATTCTTGGAGTGGAATTCAATCATGGAGCTCTGACTTGACTGGGTAA
- the LOC140891715 gene encoding uncharacterized protein → MDNGIVRLQLSNPSGLITGVGYRGIKNVLEYRYKETRRGYWDIVWSDPNTHNGFFSTLEGTHFKVIAETKNHIEVSFTSTWNPSLGDKAPPLNIDKRFIMLRGVSGFYSYSIFEHLKGWPDLNIDEARIAFKLHQNMFHYMAVSDDLQRVMPTDYDRTRGQVLDYKEAVLLTNPANSSLKGQVDDKYQYSYESKDNHVHGWISSFPRVGFWVVTPSDEFRAGGPVKQDLTSHVGPTSLAIFFSGHYAGPNFGVRLRNGEAWKKVFGPVFIYLNSDSGNKPISLWEDAKQQMAIETKKWPYDFPSSKDIPRSNQRGTITGRLLIRDRYIDRRLIPAKSAYIGLAPPGDVGSWQEDTKGYQFWTQTDEKGHFTIRNIREGRYNLYGWVPGIMGDYKNGKDVIIKPGSQMTVGDIVYDPPRNGPTLWEIGIPDRSAAEFFVPDPNPRLMTNLHINGTEKFRQYGLWERYTDLYPTNDLVYNVGTSDYRKDWFFAHVNRKVGVHDYKSTTWQISFDLRNVITTGTYTLRLALASANYAEIQVWMNNPYSRRPQFTTRRIGRDNSIARHGIHGLYSLYSVKFSGFQLVNGRNTIYLKQS, encoded by the exons ATGGACAACGGCATCGTTAGACTGCAGTTATCAAATCCGTCGGGATTGATAACCGGGGTTGGGTATAGAGGGATTAAAAATGTACTTGAATATCGATACAAAGAAACACGGAGAGG GTACTGGGACATCGTATGGAGTGATCCAAACACACACAATGGTTTTTTCTCTAc ATTGGAGGGCACTCATTTCAAGGTTATTGCTGAAACTAAAAATCATATTGAAGTTTCCTTCACAAGTACGTGGAATCCTTCTTTGGGTGACAAGGCACCACCCCTGAATATAGACAAAAG ATTTATAATGTTGCGTGGAGTTTCGGGTTTCTATTCATACTCAATATTCGAGCACTTGAAAGGATGGCCTGATTTGAACATAGATGAAGCAAGAATTGCATTTAAGCTTCACCAAAATAT GTTCCATTACATGGCTGTATCGGACGACTTGCAAAGGGTCATGCCCACAGATTATGATCGAACAAGAGGCCAGGTTCTTGATTACAAAGAAGCCGTTTTACTCACAAATCCGGCCAATTCCTCTCTCAAAGGACag GTGGATGACAAGTATCAATACTCGTATGAAAGTAAGGACAACCATGTGCACGGGTGGATTAGTTCCTTTCCTCGAGTGGGGTTTTGGGTGGTAACACCGAGCGACGAGTTTCGAGCCGGCGGCCCTGTCAAGCAAGATCTTACATCTCATGTCGGCCCGACATCTTTAGCC ATATTTTTTAGTGGGCACTATGCTGGTCCAAATTTCGGAGTTAGATTGCGGAATGGAGAGGCCTGGAAAAAGGTCTTCGGCCCCGTTTTTATATATCTCAACTCTGATTCCGGAAACAAGCCGATTTCGCTTTGGGAAGATGCCAAACAACAG ATGGCGATCGAAACCAAGAAATGGCCATATGATTTCCCATCATCAAAGGACATCCCTCGTTCCAATCAAAGGGGTACGATTACTGGTCGATTGTTGATCCGTGACAGATACATTGACAGACGCCTTATACCGGCAAAATCAGCATACATCGGACTGGCTCCGCCGGGAGATGTAGGATCTTGGCAAGAAGATACTAAG GGCTATCAATTTTGGACTCAAACCGATGAAAAGGGACATTTCACAATAAGAAACATTAGAGAAGGCAGGTATAATTTGTACGGTTGGGTTCCAGGGATCATGGGGGACTACAAAAATGGCAAAGATGTGATAATCAAACCAG GAAGTCAAATGACAGTAGGTGATATTGTGTATGACCCTCCAAGAAATGGTCCCACTCTATGGGAGATAGGGATCCCCGATCGTTCTGCTGCTGAGTTTTTCGTGCCTGATCCGAATCCGAGGCTCATGACCAATTTGCACATCAATGGCACAGAAAA ATTTAGGCAATATGGATTGTGGGAAAGATACACGGATTTATATCCTACTAACGATCTGGTTTACAATGTTGGGACAAGTGATTATCGAAAAGACTGGTTTTTTGCACATGTAAACAG GAAAGTAGGAGTTCATGACTATAAATCAACCACATGGCAAATTTCATTTGATTTAAGGAATGTGATCACGACAGGAACCTATACACTCAGGCTTGCTCTGGCATCTGCTAATTATGCTGAAATACAA GTGTGGATGAACAACCCTTATTCAAGACGGCCGCAATTTACAACAAGAAGAATAGGGAGGGACAACTCAATCGCAAGACACGGGATTCATGGATTATACTCTTTGTATAGCGTGAAATTCTCAGGTTTCCAACTGGTGAATGGAAGGAACACGATATATCTAAAGCAATCGTGA